From the Aphis gossypii isolate Hap1 unplaced genomic scaffold, ASM2018417v2 Contig00341, whole genome shotgun sequence genome, one window contains:
- the LOC126553852 gene encoding uncharacterized protein LOC126553852 gives MGETIMSLRWHGRLLNVLDDINNVPFYQVNLEYFDNNAVVFGGLIFANVAFLQHYAPYFRQARVVEVDGTFSVLPRYPADMEQFVTIHVILDNISVPVLYAILNRRTENVYIRLWQFLRRDLPFDIFDWENL, from the exons ATGGGAGAGACTATTATGTCTTTAAGATGGCATGGACGTCTCTTAAACGTATTGGATGATATTAACAATGTCCCATTCTATCAAGTTAATCTTGAATACTTTGATAATAATGCAGTTGTGTTTGGTGGTTTAATATTTGCTAATGTGGCATTTCTTCAACACTATGCACCATATTTTCGCCAAGCTCGAGTTGTAGAAGTAGATGGGACATTTAGTGTTCTTCCTCGTTACCCAGCTGATATGGAGCAGTTTGTCACTATTCATGTGATATTAGACAACATT TCTGTTCCTGTATTATATGCCATTCTGAACCGCAGAacagaaaatgtatatattcggTTATGGCAATTCTTGAGAAGAGATTTGCCATTCGATATTTTTGATTgggaaaatttataa